One Cololabis saira isolate AMF1-May2022 chromosome 12, fColSai1.1, whole genome shotgun sequence DNA window includes the following coding sequences:
- the LOC133456243 gene encoding uncharacterized protein LOC133456243 has product MRELKISRHLNQIKKEVTMLETLGVEVVTLAFNRFSMDPNVKVQHIASRKTEPFLNDASIRAFGIFLADTSSAATAASSREDEKKDLMKKVQELFNKKYNEAGGTGKLPYKKAIVQATGLPQGMTLRKPNFYGKDQLKAILENAHQISLQIRKELDPEGLSPSPGRPQTSLPVIPVLHTSGQLAGALSSQSLTQGPESQSPQSLTQVKKKKKGGSRKRKAVVELSQVEDDAIVNDPTKIFMAMMVQRTGVNSTLTPRRLLEITCATSVDVIGRMLTRTCTRSGVPGPNALSATGGVTLHVALRIKSVFIAGKGDQIQTVNLRDKRAKKKRRKKEKIANLQAQKDVF; this is encoded by the exons ATGAGGGAACTAAAGATCTCCAGGCATTTAAATCAAATCAAGAAAGAG GTGACCATGTTGGAGACGCTAGGGGTGGAAGTCGTCACACTGGCGTTCAACCGCTTCAGTATGGACCCAAACGTAAAAGTGCAGCATATTGCTAGCAGGAAGACGGAACCCTTTCTTAATGATGCCTCTATCAGAGCATTTGGGATTTTCTTAGCTG ACACGTCATCTGCAGCCACTGCAGCATCATctagagaagatgaaaaaaaagacttgaTGAAGAAGGTGCAAGAACTCTTCAACAAGAAATATA ACGAGGCAGGTGGGACTGGGAAACTTCCCTACAAGAAGGCGATCGTGCAGGCTACTGGTCTTCCCCAAGGAATGACATTGCGAAAGCCCAACTTTTATGGGAAAGACCAGCTCAAGGCAATCCTGGAAAATGCACACCAGATTTCGCTTCAAATAA gaaaagagtTGGATCCAGAAGGCCTGTCACCCTCTCCAGGTCGTCCTCAGACAAGCCTTCCAGTCATCCCGGTTCTCCATACATCCGGCCAGCTCGCCGGTGCTTTGTCCTCCCAATCCCTTACACAAGGTCCAGAAAGCCAGTCACCCCAATCCCTTACACAAG tgaagaaaaagaaaaaaggaggaagtaGGAAACGGAAGGCTGTAGTGGAGCTATCTCAAG TTGAAGATGACGCCATTGTGAACGACCCtaccaaaatatttatggcCATGATG GTACAGAGGACGGGAGTCAACAGCACGCTGACACCAAGGAGGCTGTTGGAG ATAACCTGTGCAACGTCTGTGGATGTGATTGGGAGGATGCTGACAAGAACCTGTACAAGAAGTGGCGTGCCTGGTCCAAATGCACTGTCTGCAACGGGTGGTGTCACACTGCATGTAGCTTTAAGAATCAAAAGTGTGTTCATTGCAGGGAAGGGTGACCAGATCCAAACTGTTAATTTGAGGGACAAAcgggcaaagaaaaaaagaagaaaaaaagaaaaaatagccaATCTACAAGCTCAAAAGGACGTGTTTTAG
- the LOC133457577 gene encoding uncharacterized protein LOC133457577: MATSDPELRARLEKSERQLQTIERKRHVGGRWTLNTEASRHLLSAIDDKKRQHALQAMYRLVLERRFLCGLVRKYADGQKIAIRLSKKINVVGQKIKNKVKEYNSTGTSSALVYHEVIQIDNPIWSTMVHSEKDADISVKQRLFVLLNTAERASEEREYLSEECMAGKLFYEKQLVEVEKCLLPDSLPSVSSREDKGARAALLAKKREFLFLHSKYVNLVNLLRSTDVIDEVNSADSDISTDEEEDYDEEEDQAVHHSLPE; this comes from the exons ATGGCCACCTCTGATCCTGAGCTCAGAGCACGTTTGGAAAA GTCAGAGAGGCAGCTTCAGACAATTGAGAGGAAACGTCATGTTGGGGGAAGATGGACTTTAAACACTGAAGCATCTAGACACCTCCTAAGTGCCATAGATGACAAGAAACGGCAGCACGCACTGCAGGCAATGTACAGGCTGGTCTTGGAGCGCAGGTTCCTATGCGGCCTGGTGAGAAAATATGCTG ATGGACAGAAGATAGCCATCAGATTGTCTAAAAAGATCAATGTGGTTGGCCAGAAGATCAAGAACAAGGTCAAAGAGTACAACTCCACAGGAACATCTAGCGCCTTGGTGTACCATGAAGTCATCCAGATTGACAACCCCATCTGGTCAACCATGGTCCACTCCGAAAAAGATGCGGACATATCTGTCAAACAgagactttttgttttgttgaacaCCGCCGAAAGGGCATCAGAAGAGAGAGAGTACTTGTCGGAGGAATGCATGGCAGGCAAGCTGTTCTATGAGAAGCAGCTTGTAGAGGTTGAGAAATGCCTCTTACCAGACAGTTTGCCGTCGGTGTCCTCTAGAGAGGACAAAGGAGCCCGTGCTGCATTGCTTGCCAAGAAAAGAGAGTTTTTGTTCCTTCACTCAAAATATGTCAATCTTGTCAATCTTCTCAGAAGTACAGATGTCATTGATGAGGTGAACAGCGCTGACTCTGACATTAGTACGGACGAAGAGGAGGAttatgatgaagaggaggaccaAGCAGTGCATCATTCCTTGCCTGAGTGA